Proteins encoded by one window of Hyphomicrobiales bacterium:
- the panC gene encoding pantoate--beta-alanine ligase, with protein MTNVQAMPKITRTDSEIRAEVAHWHNAGEKVALVPTMGALHEGHLSLIDYARQFANRIVVSIFVNPTQFGEGEDFESYPRTWDSDIAMLAERGIDAIYAPTAKSMYPNGFATSITVAGPALELETDHRPHFFSGVATVVSKLLLGVLPDFAVFGEKDYQQLLVIKQMVRDLQIPCQIEGAPTVRESDGLAMSSRNTYLTDEERPIAAKLHATLQDCAEQIRNGENPEIACNQAIDALTKFGFSVDYLTLRDAETLAALETVKDQKLRLLVAAQLGKPRLIDNIAVNY; from the coding sequence ATGACGAATGTGCAAGCAATGCCAAAGATTACGCGCACTGATAGCGAGATCAGGGCAGAAGTCGCACATTGGCACAATGCGGGGGAAAAAGTAGCCCTTGTCCCCACAATGGGTGCTCTGCATGAAGGCCATTTGTCACTGATTGATTATGCCCGCCAGTTTGCAAACCGCATTGTCGTTTCAATTTTCGTCAATCCGACCCAATTTGGTGAAGGCGAAGATTTTGAGAGCTATCCAAGAACATGGGATTCTGACATCGCCATGTTAGCTGAGCGCGGCATCGACGCGATTTATGCACCAACTGCAAAATCCATGTATCCCAATGGCTTTGCCACAAGCATCACCGTTGCAGGCCCCGCCCTTGAACTGGAAACCGACCACCGCCCGCATTTCTTTTCTGGTGTTGCAACGGTTGTTTCAAAACTTCTGCTCGGCGTCTTGCCAGATTTTGCCGTCTTCGGTGAAAAGGACTACCAGCAGCTGCTCGTTATCAAGCAAATGGTGCGGGATCTGCAAATCCCCTGTCAAATTGAAGGAGCCCCAACGGTTCGAGAATCAGACGGCCTCGCCATGTCCTCGCGTAACACCTATTTGACGGATGAAGAACGACCAATAGCGGCAAAACTCCACGCGACCCTTCAAGATTGCGCAGAGCAGATTCGTAATGGCGAGAATCCAGAGATTGCTTGCAATCAAGCTATTGATGCACTTACAAAATTTGGTTTCAGCGTCGATTACCTGACACTAAGAGATGCCGAAACATTGGCCGCTCTAGAAACGGTG